In Streptomyces sannanensis, the DNA window TCCGCCGTACGGCGGGCGAGGACCGGGACGCGGCGCGGGTGCGGCTGCTGGAGCTCTTCGAGGTCGTCGGCGCGGAGGATTCGCGGGTGACGGCGGCCCGTACGGCCCTTGCGAGGGTTCTCTTCTGATGTCGTGGTGGCGCCCGGTGCGCCGCTGACGATTTGTTGACACGGAGACACAACGCGGCCGCGCTTTGCCAAAACTTGGGAAACGCGGCCGCTGTTACTTCCAGTAAACCGAGGGGCCCTGTCTGTCCGGTTTTAGTGCCCCTTGGCCTCCTTTTGTGGACGGCTTGACGGCACCCTCTGTCGCTGCTCGCCGCCGTGCGGACGGGGCGTGTTCACCCCACCGTTACTAGCGAGTAACGGGACCTCTTGTGCCCCGGCCCCGAATGCACCACGATCGGCCACGCTCGGTCCCAACCGCACCGGCCCGACAACCACTCGGTGCCGCGGCAGACCTTGGGTCCCCACCGGGCGGGTCGGCGACGACGTCACCGGCTCTTGGACAGGGGGGTCTCTGTCTCGTCGGCAGGGCCTGTCCAGTTCGGTTGCGCGAAGGCGTGGCCAGTGGTTGTCGCTCGGGGGTGATCGCCGGATGTCTGGACGCGATGCGCGCCTCCGGCTGCGGCGCTTTCTTCCCGAGGACGTAGCACTTCTCCCATCCCAGGACGGGCCCCTGCCCGGACCGGAGATGTACGTCCGAGAAGGAGGAAACTCATGAAGTCCCAGGTTCGTGGTGGGACCAGATGGAAGCGGTTCGCCGTCGTCATGGTCCCGAGCGTGGCCGCGACGGCCGCGATAGGCGTCGGCATGGCCCAAGGGGCGCTCGCCGCCTCGTTCGCGGTCTCCGGCCAGGAGTTCAAGGTCACGGCCAAGTACCTGGACGGCCGCGGGTTCGCGCAGTACGGCGGTCTTGACGCCGGCTACACGGACGTCAAGGGCGAGGGCAAGACCATTCGCCCGGTCGCGATCTCGTCGTTCAAGAGCGCCAAGATCGTCGGCATGTGCCAGTCCGTGGTCACCCCGGACGTGCCGGTGTTCGGCAAGATCGGTATGCGGCTCGAGGCCGGTCCGGACGAGGCGCACGCGGTCAAGGCCAGCAACCTTTACCTCGACATCTCCCAGCTCGACGGTGACGCGAAGTTCGAGAACATCGACATCGGCGTCGCGACCA includes these proteins:
- a CDS encoding DUF6230 family protein — encoded protein: MKSQVRGGTRWKRFAVVMVPSVAATAAIGVGMAQGALAASFAVSGQEFKVTAKYLDGRGFAQYGGLDAGYTDVKGEGKTIRPVAISSFKSAKIVGMCQSVVTPDVPVFGKIGMRLEAGPDEAHAVKASNLYLDISQLDGDAKFENIDIGVATKDTGNPDMGGKGAPIKPKENVNPGGFAQQADRAVLTDVKQKAWATTAASFELSGLKLRLYAGDKAVQNECFQDKDVN